The sequence below is a genomic window from Hevea brasiliensis isolate MT/VB/25A 57/8 unplaced genomic scaffold, ASM3005281v1 Scaf22, whole genome shotgun sequence.
TTATTGAGCAGAAATCCAATTTTAAAAGGTTATATTTTATGATCTAAGTTAGAATACTCTTTTACATAAAATTGTTCAATAACAATTAATGCTACaatcatttaaaattaattttataaattttaaaatggtaaatatttagttaaaaaaattattagaaattgattgaaaaacaAAAAGTACTAGCAGTTCTAACTTAATTATTACTGATGAAATTATATATgagtttattcttttttttttcctctttgaaAGTTTGCATATATATACTTTTCTGTTTTATCATGTGTAGTGTCCTCTATCTTTCTGGATCGAAGAAACTAGCCACACTCCCAGAGCTCTCCTCGGCTACAAGCTTAGAGCGAGTAGATCTTAAGGGGTGTGAGAGTTTGCTGAGATTCCCTCTTCAATTCAGTTTCTCCACAAACTTACTTATCTTAATCTTGATGACTGCATAAATCTAAGGAGTCTTCCCAGTCTCCTTCATTTGAAAAATCTGAAGGAACTTTCTCTGTCTCTCCATAAATTTGAAGAAAATGTCGGAGATTCCGAGTGGTATTAAACAGTTAGATCTAATATGCTGTGGAGCGGAAGAATGGTCCGCTTCTGTTCAAtcttttgaaactcttaaatacATGCATATCTCGATGTGCAAAAACCTTAGAGGCCTTCCAAGCAGTTTGCATTTGACTTCTGTTGAGACACTTAAACTCTTCAGATGTTCAAATTTAAACAAGTTCCCTGATGTTACTGGATATCTAAAAAGAATACTGTTAGAAGAGGTCGCAATAGAAGAATTACCCCCAACCATCGGATGTTCTTTTCACTTGTTGAGTTGAAACTGGAGAAGTGCAATAAGCTAGAGAGTCTCCCAGGCAGCATTTGTGAGTTGAAATGCCTTGAAGGGCTTTTTCTTAGGGGCTGCTCAAAACTTGGTAGATTGCCTTCGTTATGTGGTTTGTGCTCTTTAACACATTTATATCTAGATGACACTGCAGTTTCAGAATCCCCAGCGACATTTTCTCTTTATCATCTCTAAGATTATTGAGTTTAAACAACTGCAAAAGACTCCAACATTTACCAGAGCTTCCAGAGCGAACAACAGTGCTCCAAGCGTTTAATTGTACATCACTAGAAACTGTGAAATCACCTTTGCCCTTCGCACTTGTACCAAAGTGCAATGGTCGCAGGAGACAAAAAGGAATATTCAATTATTGCAATTGCTTCAATTTGGAGCATAATACACTTGGCAACATTTTGACAAATGCACGACTGAGAATTGAAGACAAGTTTGTAAGTCTCTATCCTCCCCTCTTTCTAATAAAACCCAAGGTTTCTTTTCTGACtaatttgtctttttttttattcCCTTTCACGCAGGGTTTTTCAGAATTTAGTGATAGTTTTCTTGTTGGTTTACCTGGAACTGAAATTCCAGAATGGTTCAGCTATGAGAACCTAGGCTCTTCAATAGCTTTTGTGCTCCCTCCCAAATGCATTAATGCTAAGTACCTACATTTGGCTTTTTGTGTTGTTCTAGAATTCAAGGTTCCTCTTGCTATGGAAAAGTACAATAATTTCGTGCTTACATGTGAATTGCATCTGAAAAATGCTGATGGCAATGAAGTGCCCTTAATAATGGTTGCTCCTAAGATTTATCATGATAATGTGCATTTCGGGGCTGCCATTGAATCAGATCGTGTGTTCCTTTGGCACAATTGTTACTGTATTAAACCATGGCTCAAACACGATTGTTCTGACGTCAACAAGCTTTCGACTGAGTCTGAGTTCAAAGTAGACAATTTGCATAAAGGTAATGCAAGGCATATTGAT
It includes:
- the LOC131176678 gene encoding uncharacterized protein LOC131176678 — encoded protein: MEKYNNFVLTCELHLKNADGNEVPLIMVAPKIYHDNVHFGAAIESDRVFLWHNCYCIKPWLKHDCSDVNKLSTESEFKVDNLHKGNARHIDLVELKVKRCGIHLSYAFEDEEYQCSPSTIQTKLSLQYSSTVSNFMQQVRGNTWFLNDFCFILSCSFWLLSFWVLKSFGSASVF